aaaacaaactgagggttctagaggggagggggttgggaggatgggttagcctggtgatgggtattgaggagggcacgttctgcatggagcactgggtgttatgcacaaacaatgaatcatggaacactatatcgaaaactaatgatgtaatgtagggggattaacataacaataaaaaaaaataaaaaaaaaaaccgatgtGAAGCCTGCACccgtgaccttttttttttttttttattagatgcacCCGTGAAGTGTTTACTGCGAAACCTTTTGATCGTCGCACTCTTGAGTTGAGGCCGTACCAGTAAAGAACGTAGTTTAGCCAACTGAGGAAGAGATCAGCTTTAAAGGAAAACCTTCTTTTCACGTTTGTGATGTCTGGTCCATTCTCTCAACTCGATCGATGTCCAGCCTTCAGAGCCACATTAtttgcttggtttctctctcgTCTGTGCTTCCTCGTGTACTTTCCTAATGCTCAGGATTTATGGTTTACGGAGAACAGTTTtcagcctggtgtgtgtgtgtggggagggggggtgcggggggaatgTTGTGAAGTGGGATCAGGGATTCACGCGGGtaaggaggaggcaaggagaaaggcttggttgggaaggaaaccattaaaggtccatgttgaaatggtgaagtttattttatttatttatttattttttttttttccagattttatttatttatttgacagagagagacagcgagagagagagagagagagagagagagagagagagagagagagaacacgggcagggggagtgggagagggagaagcaggcctcccgcggagcagggagcccgacgtggggctcgatcccgggaccctgggctcgtgtgacctgagccgaaggcgggcgcttaacgactgagccaccccccaggcgccccgaaatggtgaagttttttttttttttttaattttttttattgttatgttaatccccatacattacatcattagttttagatatagtgttccatgattcattgtttgtgcataacacccagtgctccatgcagaacgtgccctcctcaatacccatcaccaggctaacccatcctcccaaccccctcccctctagaacccccagtttgtttttcagagtccatcgtctctcatggttcttctcctcctccgatttcccccccttcattcttcccctcctgctacattcttcttcttctttttttctttcttaacatatattgcattatttgtttcagaggtacagatctgagattcaacagtcctgcacaattcacagcgcttaccagaacacataccctccccagtgtccatcacccagtcaccccatccctcccaccccaccccccactccagcaaccctcagtttgtttcctgagattaagaattcctcatatcagtgaggtcatatgatacatgtctttctctctttgacttatttcgctcagcataataccctccagttccatccacgtcgttgcaaatggcaagatcttattccttttgatggctgcataatattccattgcatatatataccacatcttctttatccattcatctgttgatggacatcttggctctttccacagtttggctattgtggacattgctgctataaacatcggggtgcacgtagcctttcgggtccctacttttgtatctttggggtaaatacccagtagtgcaattgctggatcatatggtagctctattttcaactttttgaggaacctccatactgttttccagagtggctgcaccagcttgcattcccaccaacagtgtaggagggttcccctttctccgcatccccgccaacatctgtcaccgaaatggtgaagtttaaTGTAGTAAGAGTTACCTTTAATCGAAGGAATTCTTGCTGGAggttgcttctcccctctcctccctggataGGGGAGTGAAGTTTTTTCGAGGTCCCTAGTGGACACAGAAAGCGTTCAAGGGCCCATAGCACCTATGGATGGGGCTCTGTTGCCCTCTAGTGTCCTATCCTCTGCTACTGCTGTTCGTGGTTTCCTCTGACGACTTAGTCGTCACAGGTGTCTATCTTTGATGGTTAATGCTGCTCGGTGTcggttgtttgtgtgtttgtttttgaaagctttttgagTGATCATCCAGCGtggtgctggaactcacgacccctgcagatcaagagtcgcagtcgcgtgggcctcctccgaccggagccagtcaggtgccctgaaatgcgtttagttgaaaaaggaaaaaagaaaaaacaaaaaacgaagaaacaaaaaacaaaacccaaaccttttttttttttcttttttttcctttacgggTCAGAGGAAGTTCTacgccttgtttttcttttacccttaatAGCACGgaacagttcttcttcttcttcatcatcatcatcatcatcatcaatatttagctcttctagagcacctcccccgcccgccgcgtACTAGTGTTGGACGGCACGGATGTCCCGGAACTGGATTTATTGAGTGAACGGCTATtttaactcccttcctccccattccgcgcctccccccgcccccgcccccgcccccgcccccgcccccgcccccgcccccggcccgcccccgccccccgcccccgcccccgcccccgcccccgccccgtttGTTGTCCTTGGGCGTTATCGTGGTACGTGCAGAGACGGATTCGGTTTGCAGCTTTctgggggcggtgtgtgtgtcaatccccccccccccccttgctgtcCTGAGCTTTCTTCGTGTGCTTCAGagagacctcctcctccccttaaaATGATAGAAGGTAGAAGGTTCATCGGTGGTGGTTGTCGGAGTACTCGCCTGGTGTCGGTTTTACGGTCCTTGCCCGCCGAAATTTGTCTTAAGTCCTCCCGGAAGCCCGGGCGCCGCAGGTGTGCCACTGTGGGAGGCCCGTGCGGGGAATTTTCCGCTCGTGTCCGCTTCTCCCGGGGCGCGTCCCGTGGCCAGTTGGCCCCCTTTCCGGCGGCAGCGGCCCGGACGCGTTTTCCAAGTCTCCCCTGGGCTGCTGGAGTCGCGCCTGTGCCGGCCGGGAGCTCCCGAGGCCGCCGCCCCGGGGGCcgcccgccctccgccctccgccaGCCCCTCCGAAGCGGGCCGGGACGAGATcgggcggccgggcggccggCTGTGCGCCTTGGCGGGCCCGCGATCCGGATCCGCCTCGTTGTTGTTCGCGCCGGTTGTCTCGCGCCACCTGGCGTCCGCTTTTATATAGCGTCTCCCCGCTGGAGCGTCGGCGATGTCGGCAAGGGATTGTATTTGGCCGCGGTTCCCGAGGCGGAGTTCCAGGAGGCCGGCGACGCTAGCGCGATCGTCCCGCTGTCTCCGGGCCGTCGGCGCGCGCTCCGCTCGCGGGAGATTGAGCCTCCAGGTTTGTAGGGTGGTGGTGGCGCCGCCGCCTCGCTCCCGGAGAGCCGCGTTGGGGGGCCGCCTGgacgggtcgaccagcacccgccggtgcccccccccctccgcccgcgGGGTtgcggggggaaatgggagaggctgCGTCCGGCGCCCGGGCGCCATCCGGCCCCTGGCTCCCGTCGGTCGTTGGGCCTTCCGTGTCACGCTCGGGCGGTTGGGGACCGGCCTGAGCCTTGCGGGGAAGCCCGTGGATGGCGCGACGGGCCCGGCCGCGGGCACGCGTGGGGTCCCGGTCATCGGACCCGAGATTCTCACTAAGTTTTCCGAGGCCCGCTGCGGAGGTGGGGACCGGACCGGACCGGGTCGGGTCGGGCCGCGAGCGCCCCAGGGGCCCGGCTGCGGTTCCCGTTGAGGTCCGGCCTTCGGGGGGACGCCTCCGCGGTATCGCCCCCTTTCCTCAGTCCCGGCCGGGAGTCAGGGACCGGCATGGGGCGGTCctgaggcccggggaggaggGCGTCCGCAGGGGCCTCCGTCgaacttggtgagaatttctAAGTCCCAACATGGGGACGACAggcggacccggacccggacccggacccggacccggacccggacccggacctcTCCGGGCCGCTCCCCACTCCCGCCAAGTCCCTACTCGCTGCCGGCTGCCACCACGTTCCCGGGGTCGACCAGATggccctgggggctccggggGGAACCGGGGGTGATGGAATAGTGCTTGGGGGCCCGTGGCCGGGCCACGGTCCCAGGAGATCCCGGTGACCTGTGGCTAGGCCCCGCCGGGCGGCGCCAGCTATTTTCTCACCCGAAATGAGCGCTTTTTGCTGCCAGGTAGGTGCTGGCACGTTGTGTTGTGGTGATCCTCTCCTTAAGAGAGGTGGGCCTCTGGGCGTGTGGCAGGGCTCCGGGCTTGACCGTGATGCCAAGCCCGGCTCTGTCGCCGCTGGCTGGAGCCGTCCGCGTGGGCCTGTGCGGCGGCTCCTGTGCCTCCAGGTGGTCCAGGCCGTTGGTGCCGCCTCCGGTCTCCAGCACCCGAgggcagtgtgggcagggggcgCGTGGGTCCTTTACCCCGCGCACTTCACTCTGCAGGCACCCGGCTGCGGTCGTGACAACCCCCCATCCCGCAAGGCTCCGTGCCGCGTGTCAGGCATTCTCGTTTCTGGGGTTGTCCGGCTGTTCCCGCCCTAGGGTTTTCGAGGGGGTGTCGGTGAGGCTGAAGCAGGCTCCGTCGGGTTGCTGTCCTCaccggcctctcccctcctcgggACCTTCTCGGGGTTTCTGTTTTGCCAGATCGATGTGGTGCTCTCGTGCTCTCCCGGGCCGGGCCTAAGCCGCGTCAGACGAGGGACGGACGTTCATGGCGAATGGGACCGCTCTTCTCGTTCTGCCCGCGGGCCCCTCGCTCCTTCACCTCTGCCCGCCGTGGcggtgaggtggggggtgtgggggggtgtgcaggCTCCGGCCCGACCCCGCCCTCCCGTGTTCTGCCTGACGGCGCTCGCGGGACCGGGGTCCCCTGACGCAGCAGACACTCTCGCTTGCCTCCCCTGGCTTCGTGTGGTGCGCGGCCCTCCCCGCCACGGGGAGGGCCGTCCCGGCGCCGCGCTGCTCACCCGCTTGGGCGTGCTGAGCGCGTTGCGCGTGGCTCTCCGTGGTGCCCCTGGAGCGCTCCAGGTCGTCTCAGGTGCCCGAAGCCGAGCCGGTAGCGTCGTTTCCCGTTCCCAGCGACCCCCTCCCTCGGGCCACCGCTGTCGGTGGCGTGTCCGAGGAGCGGGTGGTGGAGTCGGTAAGGgaggcccaccccgcccccccgtggGACGCGGGCGCCTCGTCGTCGCCTGCCACAAGCTGTGCTGGTGGTGGGGATTGGACTTTGGTGTGGGGCGTGTGAGCCGCTTGCGGCGGGCCGAGCCAGCGCCATGGCGCTTGGCCAACCGAGGGGCTGCTGCCTTTTTGCCCGGCATGCCGTGCCTGTCTCCGTTTGTCGTTGCCTCGCCCGAGGCGCGAGGCTCCCGGTGGTCGGTGACGTGAGCATGGCGTGTGTGGCAGGGCGGAGGCGGTCTCCTTCTGGGGTCCCGGCCGCGAGCGCTCAGGATTGCCCTGTTTGCCTGTCCCCTTGCCGCGTGAACCCACCGCCCGCCCCCCGGAGCCCTTGGCTTTGTAAGGCCTTTGGAACGCCGTTCCGCGGGGCCCGGCCGGGCGGGGGGGACGATTTGGGTGGGGGCGATGCGCCCTCGGTGAGAAAGCCTTCTCTAGCGATCCGAGAGGGTGCCTTGGGGTACCGGAACCCCCCAGCCGCCGCCCCTCCTCTGCGCGTGTAGTGTGGCCACCGACGCGGGGTGACTACCGTTGCGTGTTGGGCAGAGCTCTTCCTCTCTGTGAGGGGGTCTGATTTTGCCGGCCCCGCGGTGGGGCCGAGCGCCGCTCTTTGCCTACCGCGGCCTGCGCCTCCCCCCTCCGAGTCGGGGGAGGGTCCCGCCGGGCCTGGCCGGCGTCCGGCGCGTGGGGCTCCCGCGTGCGTGTGCGAGCGAGCGCGCGCGCGGCCGCTCCCTCGCGGTGTTGTCTCCCGAGGGGCTCGGGGggcgccccccgcgcgccccgcttCCCCGTGCCGCGCGAGCGGCTGTCTGCCCGCCCGCTCCCGTCCCGAGTCGCCGCTGGGGGTGGCGTTCCGGGCACGGGTCGGGCCGCTCTCGCCTGGGGGCGCTTCTCCAGGGTCGCGACTTTCCGGGACGGACCGGATGGACGGAGGTTCAAGACGGGGCCCCGCGGCGGGGGTTCACGTGGGTCTGGGCCGCAGCGGTGTGGGGCCCGGTTCGTGGGGAGGCTCGCCAAGGGTGCTGAGGCCGGCTGGCGTCCTGGGCGTCGCGGGACCGCTCTCGTGCTGGTGGCGGTGGGATCCCGTGCACGTTTACCTGGTGGCCCGGCTTGCGTCTTCGTTGGCGCGCCCTTCCCCGAACCGGTTCTCCCCCCACGCGCTCCCGGCCCTCAGCCCGCTGTGCTTCCTCCTCCCCGGCGCCGCCGACGCACTCCCGCTGCCGTTTGCCTCGACCGGATGCCTGAAGGCGCGTCTGTGTCCTCGATCCGCTCTCTCGGGACCGAAACCGGCCTCGCCGCTTGTTTGGGTGTCGTCCCCTCCCCGGGCCGTAGCTACGGGTTTTCCGGGGGGTGGTCGTCCCCAGGCGAAGTGCTCTCGGTCCcctggtgaggaggagagaagggcccgCGCGGGTCCGGCTTCCAGCTGGGTGGCGGGGGTGGCGTCgttgtgcgtgcgggagagcgtTTCTGGGGGCCGGGCGTGACTgcggtggtgttggtggtgtttcGGGGCCCGAGCCCCGCGAGGTTGCCAGGGCCCGCCGTGGGGGCCAGGTCGGCGTCCTTGGGTGCCACGGGACCGCCCTTGTGCTGGAGGCCTCGGGTGGTGGGACCCCGTGTGGCCCTCGGTGTCCGACCTTTGGTCCGGAGGCGCTTTTGAAAGGGCTCCCTGAGCTTCCTCGCGGCTGCCCGCCGTCCTCTCTCCGCCCCCGCCGCTTTTCCCGTTTCCGGCGCCGCCTAGTTCCTCGCCGCTGAGCCGTCTTGTGGCCTCCCCCCGTCCGGCTGCCGATCCGGTGCCGCGCGCCCCCTGTGCGCTGGCGCTTCCCAGGCCCGCTGCGGCCTCCCATCCGTGTCCGCCGCCGCCCGCCAGTCCGGCGGTGGCGTTGTGTGCTGACGAGGGGAcggcctccgcccccccccccggccgtggCCCCCCGCTCCGGCGCGCGTGCCCGGGCGTGGGTCGGGTCCCGGCTGTCCGTCGTGGCTGTCGCGGCCGCGCGCTGCCTccccggtggtggtggtgggggccgggctccggcctgggccccccccccccgatgccgTGTGAGCGCGCGCCGGCCCGCCGGCCTCGGCGTGACTGCCCGGTGCCCCGTCCGCGCCCGCGCGCCGCCGTCGAGGACcgccccgggcgggggggggcggggtgaagcGTCCCTCGCCTCTCCACGCCGCCGCCGGCTGTGCCCTCGTCCGCGTGGGGCGGGGCCGGTCAGTCAGTCTCGCTCGCCGTTGCGGGTGGGGCGGGCCGTGGTTGTTGAGCGGTGAGAGCGTGTCTCTCCCGCTCTTTCTCCCCGGCCCTGCGGGTTTCTGCGCTCCCGAGGGGGTCggttgccgccgccgccgcgtgcgcgcgcgtgtgcccCCCCGTGCTCGGCACGTCCGGCCCACTGCGGGACGGCGCCGCCCCTCCGGGGGCGCGCGCTGTCTCTGGCTCACCGCGCTCCTACCTGGTTGATCCTGCCAGTAGCATATGCTTGTCTCAAAGATTAAGCCATGCATGTCTAAGTACGCACGGCTGGTACAGTGAAACTGCGAATGGCTCATTAAATCAGTTATGGTTCCTTTGGTCGCTCGCTCCTCTCCTACTTGGATAACTGTGGTAATTCTAGAGCTAATACATGCCGACGGGCGCTGACCCCCCTCGCGGGGGGGATGCGTGCATTTATCAGATCAAAACCAACCCGGTCAgcctccccccggccccggccggggGGCGGGCGCCGGCGGCTTTGGTGACTCTAGATAACCTCGGGCCGATCGCACGCCCCCCGTGGCGGCGACGACCCATTCGAACGTCTGCCCTATCAACTTTCGATGGTAGTCGCCGTGCCTACCATGGTGACCACGGGTGACGGGGAATCAGGGTTCGATTCcggagagggagcctgagaaaCGGCTACCACATCCAAGGAAGGCAGCAGGCGCGCAAATTACCCACTCCCGACCCGGGGAGGTAGTGACGAAAAATAACAATACAGGACTCTTTCGAGGCCCTGTAATTGGAATGAGTCCACTTTAAATCCTTTAACGAGGATCCATTGGAGGGCAAGTCTGGTGCCAGCAGCCGCGGTAATTCCAGCTCCAATAGCGTATATTAAAGTTGCTGCAGTTAAAAAGCTCGTAGTTGGATCTTGGGAGCGGGCGGGCGGTCCGCCGCGAGGCGAGCCACCGCCCGTCCCCGCCCCTTGCCTCTCGGCGCCCCCTCGATGCTCTTAGCTGAGTGTCCCGCGGGGCCCGAAgcgtttactttgaaaaaattagagtGTTCAAAGCAGGCCCGAGCCGCCTGGATACCGCAGCTAGGAATAATGGAATAGGACCGCGGttctattttgttggttttcggAACTGAGGCCATGATTAAGAGGGACGGCCGGGGGCATTCGTATTGCGCCGCTAGAGGTGAAATTCTTGGACCGGCGCAAGACGGACCAGAGCGAAAGCATTTgccaagaatgttttcattaatcaAGAACGAAAGTCGGAGGTTCGAAGACGATCAGATACCGTCGTAGTTCCGACCATAAACGATGCCGACTGGCGATGCGGCGGCGTTATTCCCATGACCCGCCGGGCAGCTTCCGGGAAACCAAAGTCTTTGGGTTCCGGGGGGAGTATGGTTGCAAAGCTGAAACTTAAAGGAATTGACGGAAGGGCACCACCAGGAGTGGAGCCTGCGGCTTAATTTGACTCAACACGGGAAACCTCACCCGGCCCGGACACGGACAGGATTGACAGATTGATAGCTCTTTCTCGATTCCGTGGGTGGTGGTGCATGGCCGTTCTTAGTTGGTGGAGCGATTTGTCTGGTTAATTCCGATAACGAACGAGACTCTGGCATGCTAACTAGTTACGCGACCCCCGAGCGGTCGGCGTCCCCCAACTTCTTAGAGGGACAAGTGGCGTTCAGCCACCCGAGATTGAGCAATAACAGGTCTGTGATGCCCTTAGATGTCCGGGGCTGCACGCGCGCTACACTGACTGGCTCAGCGTGTGCCTACCCTACGCCGGCAGGCGCGGGTAACCCGTTGAACCCCATTCGTGATGGGGATCGGGGATTGCAATTATTCCCCATGAACGAGGAATTCCCAGTAAGTGCGGGTCATAAGCTTGCGTTGATTAAGTCCCTGCCCTTTGTACACACCGCCCGTCGCTACTACCGATTGGATGGTTTAGTGAGGCCCTCGGATCGGCCCCGCCGGGGTCGGCCCACGGCCCTGGCGGAGCGCTGAGAAGACGGTCGAACTTGACTATCTAGAGGAAGTAAAAGTCGTAACAAGGTTTCCGTAGGTGAACCTGCGGAAGGATCATTAACGAGAACGCGGCGGCGGCTTGGCCGGTCGGGGCCCCGTCAGCTCGCGAAGCCTTCACCCGTGCGGCGCGGGCGGGCCGGCGCGGTGCCGGCCCGCTGGTCGCGAGGGACGAGAGAAAAAGCGCGTGTGCGCGGGGGAGagcgagaagaggggaagggggcgccCGGAGGCGCGCGGGAGCGCCGCCACAGCGGCCCTCGGTGTGGCGGAACGGGCGGCGGTCGCCCGGAGGAAAGGGGGCGTGGTGcaacggcgggggaggggttgggccctgtgcccgtcctcccctccctttagccggcctctccccacccccttgttgTCCCTTCCGGGCTCCGCCCCCCATCTTCCCCGCCCggggccgccgctgctgccgtgTCCCCCCGCCGCCCCTTGGCGCGCCTTGTCCTCTGTCTCCGCCCTCCCGCGCCCCGCCTTCCCCGCGGAGGGCGGGTAGAGGGTTTGGGGGGGGCGCGTGCCCCCCTGCCATCGCCTTCGGCGCCGGTCGTCCCCGGTCGCCGCGCCGCCTCCCGCACGGTGCCCTCGCCGCGTCTCGGGACGTGGTGGCGCGGCGGCGGGCCCCCGTGGCGCCTTTCCGGGGTCGGGTccgcccctccccggggggcctcGGAGCCTCGGCTCACGCGGGGCGCCCGCCGTCGTCCGCCGCGTCCCGCCGCCCGCCCTGGACGGTTCTCTCCCGGTCCGCCGGATGTCCGCTCGGACTTCCGCCCTCCCACTCCGCGTGCTCTCCTCCCCGACCGCGCCCCAGGCCTCGGGCCCGGGTCCGGCTCCTCTCCTTCCCGGCCTCCGTTCCCCCATCCTCGCGCGCCCTTGCCCGCTCGTGCCCCGCTTCCcgccgcagcccccccccccgccctccgtgGCGAGAAGGGGGCCTGGGTCGCGGGTGCGGGGAGGGAcgcggggggggggtaggtggtTTGGGGGGCGTCTTGGAAAGCGAGAGGGGGTCCGGTCCGC
The window above is part of the Halichoerus grypus unplaced genomic scaffold, mHalGry1.hap1.1 HAP1_SCAFFOLD_167, whole genome shotgun sequence genome. Proteins encoded here:
- the LOC118529290 gene encoding uncharacterized protein LOC118529290; protein product: MIEGRRFIGGGCRSTRLVSVLRSLPAEICLKSSRKPGRRRCATVGGPCGEFSARVRFSRGASRGQLAPFPAAAARTRFPSLPWAAGVAPVPAGSSRGRRPGGRPPSALRQPLRSGPGRDRAAGRPAVRLGGPAIRIRLVVVRAGCLAPPGVRFYIASPRWSVGDVGKGLYLAAVPEAEFQEAGDASAIVPLSPGRRRALRSREIEPPDKSYHIPDPRLEKKQTFWSAGGKTLKVSPRTDGVRLDEDDAGTAGFALRTFLHPIGGRSHRPVSRVVGLRAPGCLTHFQERPCPEPEPVQPGWVGRRVREEHVP